The Acidithiobacillus thiooxidans ATCC 19377 DNA window GCAAGCAACAGGGTCAGAAGACCGAAGCCCATCAGCAGATGCCCAGTGAAAGGCCCGGCCACAGGGCCGGACAGGAGACTTTTAAAACGCAGGATGGCATACAGCGCCACATTCAGCAGCAAAGCGGACAAGGCGGCGGATGCAGAACTGGGTCCTGCCGCATGGGCATCGGGTAACCAACTGTGCAGGGGGGCCAGACCAACCTTGGTTCCAAAGCCCACGAGCACAAAAATAAAGGCAATGGTCAGCACCCCGGAATTGAGCGCGGCAGAATGGGCATGCAATTGTGACCAAAGTAAGGCATCACTACCTGCACCCAGTGCGGGTTCCGCCGCAAAATACAGTAACACCGTTCCCAACAGCGCCATGGCGAGCCCGACGCCACAGAGAACGAAGTATTTCCATGCGGCCTCCAGACCTTGCGGCTTACGCATCAGACTGACCAGCAGCACACTGGACAGGGTCGCCCCTTCCAGAGCCACCCAGAGAATCCCCATATTGTTGGTGAGCACAGCGAGCAACATGGTAAATAGAAAAAGCTGGAACATACTGTGGTACAGCTTTTGTTGCCCTGCGGACAAACCATGATGCTGTACTTCTTTCAAAAAGTAGCTGTGTGAAAACCAGGCAATGGAAAAGCCGACCGTACTGTTGACCAGTGCCAGTAACAGGGAAAAGGCGTCCACCCGGAATTCATCGCCGCCTGCCCGGATGATGCCCTCGGTAGCCACTTGCACGGACATAACCACACAGGCGATCAACACCAGAAAATTAAGCAGCAGAAACAGTCTGGCTCCGCGTCGCCCGCTGCCCAAAAACGCCAGTAAGGGAACTCCGGCACCAGCCAGAACCAGCACCCAGAAGATGATCATTTATCCTCCCGGATATGTTCCAGATAATGCAGATCGAGACTGTCGAAAGTGTCGCGGATCTGAAAGAAAAAGACGCCAATCACCACCAACCCGATCAGGGTATCCAGGGCAATACCCAATTCGACGATCAGCGGCATCCCCAGTGTTGCACTGGTGGCGGCGAAAAACAGGGCGTTATCCATGGCCAGAAAGCCCACGATCTGGGAGATCGCCTTGCGGCGGGTAATCATCATCAGGAACGACAGCAAAAATGCGGCCAGGGCAATCCCTAGCATGCCATGGGTCGCGGCGGGCAAATATCCATCCAGAGGGGCGGCAATGGAAAATGCAAATACCACCAGTAAAATACCCAGCAGTTGCGTACTAGGGACATTGAGTGTCATCTCGACATCACCGCGCACCTGCAGACGACGCAACAGATAATGCAAGACATAGGGCATGAGAATTCCCTTGATGGACAAGGTCAACACCGCCGAAACCCAGAGGATGGGATCACCCGTTAACTGCGCGACGAGGGCCGTACCCACCGCCAGGGTGACACCCTGCCAGGCAAGCAGGCGAATAAGACTCAGCAGCCGTCTTTGCGCAAGCAGGGCGAAACTGAGTACCAACATCCAGGCCGCGAGAATTCTCAACACGGGGCTGATAATCGCGCTATGGGCAAGAATGGAATGCATGATCATGACCCCAGCATGAAGTGACTCAATAAACCGATGACTCCGAAAAGGAAGCCGGTGATGGCGAACTCAGGGACCCGAAAAAGCCGTTTTTTTGCCAGTAAGGTTTCCACCAGCGCCAGAACCACAACCGCAAAAAACAGTTTGACGAGAACCAGTCCTGCAGCAATGACCAGGCTTGTCAGCGACGGTTTTGCAGCAATTCCCCAGGGCAGGAACAGGGCGAAACCAATGGTCATATATAAAAACAGCTTGAGTTGTGCCGCCCATTCGAGCAGTGCCAGGTGCCGTCCTGAATACTCCAGCACCATCGCTTCGTGAATCATGGTCAGTTCGAGGTGCGTTGCCGGATTGTCCATCGGAATTCTGGCGTTTTCCACGAGCAGAACAAAGCCAAATGCGATGGCGGCAAAAACCATGCTGGGATGAATGGAAAATAACTGTATTTGACTCAGATGAACAATCTGCACAAGCGATGTGGATCGGGCCAATAAAGAGGCGGTAAACAGTGCCGCCAGTAAGGCAGGTTCTGCCAATGCGGAAATCAGCATTTCACGATGCGCCCCATAACTGCCAAAAGCTGTTCCCGTATCCATGGCCGCCAGCACCTGAAAAATGCGCGCCACGGCCAGCAGACCCACCAGCGCAATGACATCGGCAGCACTGGCCAGAGGCAAGCCATTGGCAATGATGGGCACGATGGCCACCGCCATGATCTTGGCTCCGAACATGACATAGGGTGCAAACTGAAACAGCCAGGAAGATTGTTCAGGGATCAGGGTTTCCTTGTGGAACAGTCGAAAAAGATCACGATAGGGCTGGAGAATCCCTGCAGAACGCCGATTTTGCAAAAGTGCCCGGACCGTCTGCAGCCAACCCGCCAGAAGTGGAGCCGCCGCGACGACAAAAAGGATCTGGAAGCATTGATCCCGCCAGCTGATCAGACTAGTCATTGAAGCCTCGCCCTCTTGTATTCACCGAAAAAACACCAGAAGGACAATCAGGGTCAGAAACGAATACAGCAGATAAGAGGTGATGCGACCATGCTGTAATCGGCTGATCCCTCCGGCAATCCACAGGGTGACACGACCCCAGGGCAGGTAAAAACCTTTCCAGAAAGGATCAGGAATTTGCACCGGGAGGGTGTTTCTCCCGCCCTGGCGGTTTATGAGCGTGCTTAAGGAAACGCCAAAAATTCTGAGCAGAGGCTGGCTGAAACCGGTCGGACTGTCTTGTGTTTGGGCACTATAATCTGCTGCAAAACCACAGGACCATATGGGGGCACGGCGCAGGGAGCGCCCGAAACGCCACCAAACCAGTACAAAAACGACCGCAATGGACAGTGCGATTCCCAAAAGAAAAACGCCGGGGAGATAACTGGCCCGCTGCGCCGAAATCGGCGTGAGCGCCAGCGCGCTTTGGTGGGCTATTTGGCTGCCATGTAACAACAGAGCCGTTATGTGCGACAAACTGTCTACTACGCGGCCCGGAAACACACCGAGCAGGACGCAGAACAGGGCCAAAAAGGCCATGCTGGCGCGCTCCCAGATCCCGGCCTCCTGTTTGGCGACCGCACTACGCGCCCGCCCCAGAAAAGCGATCCCATAAAATTTGACGATGGCAAAAGCCGCCACAGCAGTAACCAGCACAACACCTGCGGCGGCCAGGGGAAGAATGGCCCGTAGCATTCCTGATGGCAAGCTGGGGGCCAACAGGAAAGCCTGAAGTAACAGCCATTCCGAAGCAAAACCATTCAACGGCGGCAATCCGGCAAGGGCAAAAATGCCAATGAGCACCAGAAAAGCCGTCTGCGGCATGGAACGAATCAGACCACCCAAATGGGACATTTCCAGGGTGCCTGTAGCGTGTAGAACGCTGCCGCTTCCCAGAAAAAGCAAGCTCTTGAAAAAAGCGTGATTCAGCACTTGAAATAAACCCGCTATCAAGGCGAGAGCGGCCAGGGGCCACAGATTTTGCTCGGCAAAAATTCGGGAAAGACCGAGAGCGATCAGGATAAGTCCCATATTTTCCATGGAGGAATAAGCCAGTAGCCGCTTCATGTCGGTTTGCAATGCCGAATACAAAACGGCAAAAAGTGCAGAGCTTAAACCCAGTCCCAGCCAAAGCGGACCCCACCACCCCGCGCCCGCCGGAAGAATTTGCCAGTCAATGCGCAGCAGGCCATAGACCGCAACGGGCAACATGGCCCCACTCATCAGCGCCGAAACCGGCGATGGCGCTGCCGGATGTGCTTCCGGAAGCCAGGCATGCAGTGGCAGAAGCCCCAGTTTTGCGCCAAAACCCAGCAAGGTGAGTCCAAAAACCGCATTGGCGACAATAGGAGAATCGGACAATTGCGCCATGCGCTGAAAATTCCCATTGCTGATCAGATCACCATGACTCAGCAAGGCAAAAGCGACAAAAAGGGCCAGGGCACCGAGATGCGCGATCAGTAAATACAGATAGGCGGCTTGCTGCCGACGCTGGTCCTGGCCTTCGACCAGGATAAGAAATGTTGAACTCAGGGCCATCAGTTCCCAGGCCACAAGGAATGTGTAGGCATTGGCTGCCAGCAATACCCAAACCATGGCCGTCACAAAAACCGGATAAGGCAATAGCACCTGTTTCAGCTTGCTCTGGCTACCATGATGGAAATAACCGATAGCATGCAAGGACGCCGCAAATCCCACGGATCCCAGCACCAACAGAAAAAAACCGGAGAGCGGGTCGAGGGTGAATTGCCAGGCAAGATCGGTGAGTGGCCCCGGGATACTTGCATGGAGCGCAGGGCTTGCCAGCGCATGCATGCCGACCACGATGAGCAGCAGGCAAAATGCAACGGTCAGCAGAAAACCCAGGGAACGTTTCCAGCGGATTGGCAATGCGGGAATTGCCACCAGCACTGTCGGCAATAAAGACAACAGTGACGCATACAGGACCCAAAGCAGACAGTCGCCGGAGTTCACTGCGCCACCACAATCAGAAGCACCGATGCCAACTCATGCAGATTATGCCAGTTGTGAGAAAGACGCGGGTCATAGTAGACGGCATCCCCCTCATCCAGATCAAAGCTGGAACCTTGCTGTTCAAAGCGCGCGCTTCCCTTGATGAGCATGGCGAACTCTTCCCCATCGGCACTACTATAAGGGTGGTCTCCACATTCTCCACCTGCATCCAGCGTGACCAGCAGCGGTTGCATTTTTTTTCGGGAAAATCCTCGTGCCAGTGGTTCAATCGTGGCATGCGACCCTGAACTATAGACCCGACGTCTTTGTCCGGCACGGAGAATGAGCGGGGATGCTTCACTATCCGGTTCATCCAGGAGTGCGGCAATCCTGAGCCCCAAGGCAGTGCAAATTTTCTCAAGCGTTGCAATGGAGGGGGAAACCTGCGCAGCTTCAATCTGGGATAGCGCACTGGAAGAGACCCCGGCCATTTCTCCCAGGGCACGCAGGGAAAGTTGTCGGTCTTCGCGAAGCTGACGCAAACGTTGAGCAAGCTGTTTCATGCCCCGGATTGTCCGTTAAAATGGACGGCGTGTCCATATTAACGTATGAAGCTAAAAACGGCAGTTGCCGTGGGTGCTTTTTGCTCCATTGTTCCTTGCCTGTTGTTCTAGGGCTCATCCTGCTGTCAGGAGAGAACTCGCCCTTCGGGCTCAGACAGCTCTCCTGAAGGGCGCAGGATTTCGCCAAGAACAACAACGGCCCGGAACAAAAGTCGCTGCAAAGCACCCACGGCAACTGCCGTTAGGATGAAGCCATTCAATGGGTCAGGCTTAAAAAAATCTCCGGCAATCTTTCCGGCAACGATTCAATCCGATCAATAATGCTGAATCGATTACCAAAAATTTTTCGTACGTATTCGTCTGCATGTGGATCAAGGCTGATGCAATGGCAAAAAATGCCCTTCTCCTCCAGCTCCAGAACGGCGCGACGGGTATCTGCCAGCAAATAATCCGGATCATCCACATCGATGTCGGCCGGTTGCCCATCGGTCAGGATCAGAAGCAGGCGCTTGTCGGCAGATTGACCGGACAGATAGTGTCCGGCGTGACGCAAGGCCGCACCCATGCGCGTAGAATAGGCGGCACGGAGCGCTGCGAGCCGTGCGTAGACTGCATCCTGCCAAGGTTCAGAAAATCCCTTGATATGCCAGTAGCGCAACTCATGACGGGTGTTGGAATAAAAGCCGGAAATGGCAAAGGGGTCACCCAGGCGGTCAATCGCCCAGGCTAGCAGTGTAACGGCTTCCTGGGCCAGGGAAAGGATGGTAGGTCCTGAGCCTGCACCCTCAACCGGATCATTCAGCGATTCGGAAAGATCCAGCAGCAGACTCACCGAAAGATTCCTTCGTGCGTGGCGGAAACTTTCGTTGATGCGCGGATCGACATTTTGTCGACAGCGATAATCTACCCAGGAACGCAGCGCCCAGTCCAAATCCAGATCGGACCCCTCTTCCTGACGGCGCAGGCGTTCGCGATCCTGCGGTTTCAGCATATCCAGCAACCGTTCAAGACGCTTGGCCAAAGCAGCGTGTTTCTGCAATATCTGCAGGATATCGCTGGCAGAACCTTGGGGATGCAGATGCTCGTAGAGACTGACCCAATCCGGTAGGTAATGTTGCGATCGGTAATCCCACTCGGGATAGTGCCGGACCAGCGTCAATTCGTTTTCCGATACCGCTTCGGCCCGGCTGCTTTCTTCCTCGCTTTCCTGATCGCCATCAATGAACTGCCAGAGGTGGCGGTTGTCATCCCGGTAGGACACTTCCGTATCGGTAAAATAAATCTTGGCAAAACTGTCACTCGGCAGGCGTGTCTGAATGAGATATTCCAGGGCGAGTTCCGCAATGCTGTGGGTGCTGCCCGGTCCGTTGAGCATTTGCTCGTAAAAGCGCTGCACAAATTGCCGGAGGACGGGGTTCTGGTAACCATGCTCAGGATCAAGAACGGCTCGGGAAAACAGGGTCAAACGATGACGTATGCAGGATTCCTGCCCGGAATCGCAGGCATCTTCCTCGGGATGGGGATGCAATTGCAGCATAAGCGTCCGAAGCCCGGGGAAACGCCGCAAAATCAGGGTGTCCACGCGCGCATCTTCAAAATATTCGATGTACAAGCGCTGAAAGGGACTCCAGTTATCGGCAAGGAGCGCCTGACTGTAGCGGCGATGAGCGGCAAGATGGGCGAGGGCCAGACGGTATTGATCCAGGCCCGATATACCCTCCCGATCATGGTACAGGTCCGGCAGATGCATACCCAGGGAATCCAGGTAAGGCTGGGGCCGACGCAGATGATCAAAAGCTTCCGAATACGGGACCAGCATGGCGGGTTCATCCCAGAGGGCCCGCAAATACAGGTCCATCTCACGCTCGTGGCTGCGCAGCAGGGTCCCATCGCGCTGCTCCTGAAAAATGGCCCGACTGTCTGCACTTTGCAGGGCAAAATAATCCGTCTGACGTTCGGGGTTACTGGCATAATAGCGCAACCCGTATTCTGCCCAGGTCTGCAGTCCCTCCAGATTCACTTTTTGCAGGAGTTCGGCCGCCAGGCGAATGAATTCAGGCAAAGCGCGGCTGGGGAGAATGGCGTGGCGGCCATGGATGGAGGTGCTGCTGCGCTCGGCAATATCCGTCAACAAATCGAGATAGTCGCGAAGCAGCGTCCGGTTGGGCAAAGCCCGGGTAACGGCGGGAAGCGCCTGGAAAAACAATCCGATAACATCGCCATTGGGCGAACGCTGAATTTTCGCCACCCACTGCAAAACCGGATCAATACAGTCGTGACCGACAGCAGCGGCCACTTCCGGCCAGCCTTCCAGAAAGGCCATCACTGGCTCGGCACCCCGCCCCAATTTGCACAAAAAGCGGGCAGCATCTACATAAGCGAACAATTCCTGCTCCTGCCACTGCGCAGCGGCAACCGTGAGGCAGTCCGCAAAAACCGCCTGTACTGAACTAAAAGCACAGTCCAGATGACGCCGCCAGTAGTCCTCGTCGGGCGGAATCGCTGACCCGGTTTCTGCGTCAGTTGAAGGTGGCATCAATGGCATGCTCCAGCGTGCTGCGGATGTCCTCGTCATCCGTAATCGGGTCCATCAGCGCCATCCGGCAGGCGCGTGTTGCGGGCACCCCATCGGCAATGAGCGATGCCGCATAAACCAGCAAGCGTGTCGATATCCCTTCATCCATGCCATGTCCTTTCAAATTGCGAGAGCTTTTGGCCAGGGCAACCAGTTGTTCCGCAGTCTGTTCAGGAATACCCACTTCACGGACCAGGATTTCTGTTTCCACCTTTGTTTCCGGATAATCAAAGCGAAAAGCGGCGAAACGCTGCTTGGTGGACTGTTTGAGGTCCTTCATCAAGGACTGATATCCCGGATTGTAGGAAATCACCAGCTGGAAATCGGCGTGCGCCTGAATCAGTTCCCCTTTTTTGTCCAGCGGGAGCTGGCGACGATGGTCAGTCAGGGGGTGGATGACCACGGTACTATCCTGTCGGGCTTCGACAATTTCATCCAGATAGCAGATGGCACCATAGCGAGCCGCCACCGTGAGCGGACCATCCTGCCAGCGGGTACCCTCTGCATCCAGGAGCCAGCGGCCCACCAGATCTGCAGCGGTCATATCTTCATTGCAAGCCACCGTGATCAGGGGCTTGCCCAGTTTCCAGGCCATGTATTCGACGAATCGGGATTTGCCGCAGCCCGTGGGGCCTTTGATCATGACCGGCAAACGCCGGGCATAGGCAGCGGTAAACAGGGCAATCTCATCCCCTTGCGGATGATAATAAGGTTCCTTGTTGACCATGTAATCGTATACCGGATTACCAGGATTCATGTGCAGATCTCCATTCCAGCGGTAGCTGGAATCACGCAAAAAGAAAACAGGCCGAAATCTGCAAACGGCGAGATTTCGGCCTACGGCATTGGGTGATGACTCACCGCTACAACAATACCTTATCGATGCGCACCGATTTTATCCCGCCAACCCGGGTAAAGTTGATCCGCATCTTGCGGGAAGGACGCAAAAGCACCCGCAAACTCCTTGTGCTCCTTGGCCCATTCAATGGGATCCGCCTTGGCTTTCCAGCATTCATAGGCCTGGCGCAGGGAGATGGCTCCGGCCGCCGGGCTGTCGATGTGACCGTAGGAGCCACCGCCGGCAGTATTGATCACGTTGCCGTGGCCCAGATTCTCGAAAAATCCGGGCAGGCGCAGTGCGTTCATGCCACCAGAAATGATCGGTGTAGTGGGTTTCATGCCATACCACTTCTGGTAGTACACCGGACCCTGACACTCATCGCGTTCAATCATGTAAGCGATGTTGCGATCGTCATTTTCGCCTTCCATTTTGCCGTAACCCATGGTACCGACGTGGATGCCGGATGCCCCCTGCAGACGGGAAATTTTAGCCAGCACGAAAGCAGTGTATCCGCGCAGGGCTGAGGGTGAGGTGATCATGCCATGTCCGGCCCGGTGATAATGGAGATATTGGCCGGGATATTGGCGGCGTGCCGTCGTGATCATGCCGGGACCACCGACAAAACCGTCCACGAGGAAGGCCACTTTGTCAGCGTCCGGACCAAAAATACCGAGAATATAGTCAGCACGGGCACACATTTCATAATGATCATCGGCCGTGATATTGGCGGAAAAAAGCTTGGGCTGCCCGGTCTTGTCCATGGCACGCTTCATCGCATCGGCAACCAGCGGAATGGTTTTTTTCAAGGGAGAAAACACCTGATTTCCCTGAGGCTCATCGTTCTTGATGAAATCACCGCCCAACCAGAACTGATAAGCGGCTTCCGCAAAGGGTTCCGGCCGCAGGCCGAGTTTCGGCTTGATGATGGTGCCGGCAATATAACCGCCATCTTTGATGGGCCGACCCAGAATCCGCCATAAATCAGAAATATCCCTGGCAGGACCATCAAAGAGTTGTATCGCCCGGGGCGGGAAAAAGATATCGATCATTTTGGCATGCGCAATATCCCCCATGCCCTGGTTATTACCGATAGCCAGCGTGAGAAAGGACACAATCATCATGCGCCCGTCGAGAATATTGCGGTCAAACAGATCCATAGGATAGGCAATACGCATATCCTCGGTGGCTTCGTCAATGTGATAAACCAGAGCATCCACGCCCTTGGTGAAATCATCTGTAGTCGATACTTCCACATTGGTTCCGGTTGAGGATTCCGCCGCAAAGTGCGCGGCTGATGCAAGATAGCCATATCCTGCTTTGGGTTTCATTTTGTAGGCAACCAGTATGTGCTTGCCACCGGCGATCAGATCTTCTTCGCGCAAAGAGAGATCGGCATAACGTGAGGACTGGTCCATGTTCCGTTCCTTAAATTGATTGAGAAGTCAACAGACAGTACACTATAAAAATCATTATAAAAAACGATTAATTCATATGCGTATAATAGATAAAATATATTATTAAGGCCGCAGCCCCTGCACTTAAGGAGATCCATTCATGAGAAACCTGACCCTGCGCCAACTGGAGATTCTGGGCATGTTAGAAGCGACTGGATCCTACACGAAAGCCGCCAACCAGTTGCATCTCACTCAATCAGCGGTGTATCTGCAGGTACGCAAACTCGAACAGGAAATTGGTTTGCCCGTGACCGAACAGGTCGGCAAAAAAGTCTACCTGACCGATGCCGGAGCACAGGTTCTCCGCTCCGGCGCACTAATCGGTACAGAACTGGAAAACCTGAAACGCTCTCTGGAGCATTTACGGGATATAGAAGACGGACTCCTCCGCATTTCCGTGACCTCCACCGCCAATGCTTTTGCCGTGGAATTGCTTTCCCGATTTTTGAATAAACATCCCCGGGTCAAAATCCATTTAAACATTGCCAACCGCAAAGACGTCCTCGCAGGACTCGAACGTAATGACGTAGACATGGCCATCATGGGCGAGCCGTCTCCGGCGCTGGACCTGGTTGCCCTGCCCTTTCATCGTAATTATCTGATTCTGGTTGCTTCGTCCAATCATCCCCTGGCTTGGCAAAAAAACATTCCGCAAGCTGAAATTGTTAAGGAACCCTTTGTGTTGCGGGAGCCTGGATCGGGAACGCGGGAGACCGTATTGCGCTATTTTTCCGAACAGGGATTGCACATCAAGGAAGGGGTGATCATGGACAGTAATGAATCCATCAAACAGGCGGTGACTGTTGGTATGGGGATTGGTTTTCTCGCGCGCCACAGTGTCGTGGTAAAAATAGCAGCAGGTTATCTGCGCGAACTTTCTGTGGAGGGGTTTCCTTTGCAGAGAGCCTGGCATCTGGTGCACCGCAAAGGCAAGCATCTGGCCCCTGCACCGCAGGCATTTAAAGAGTTTCTACTGCAGCATCAATATGTCAGAACCATCGAAGAGCAGGGACAAATTATCAACTGATTGTGGCTGGTGATGCTGGCCGTGCTGCTCTGATGCCATCACAACACGTATAGCCGACTCAATTTTTGGATCAGTTTGTGGGCCGTACTATTCAGGGAAACATCATGCAATGCACTCATCCTCCGCGCTCTTTCGGATATTTTCCTGGCTAGTCGTGGAAATTGATCCCCCTTGTATGCAAAGAGAATCTTGTTGCCGGATTTTTCCGCATCCACAACAATGACCTGATCATCAAAGCTGGTCTGAATACGACTGATATAGGCATCCATCCGCGCATCACTATTGAGCAAATTGACCACCAGTACACCGTAATTGCGCAGGTTGGCATAGCAATGGTCATAGAAGCGGGTAGTACATAATTCTTCGGCTTGGCCATTACGATTGAAGCCGTCTAGCAAAAGAACATCATTGGTTTTTGGATTTTCTCTGACATATTCGGCACCGTCAGCGCAGAGCACCTGAAAACCGGGGCCATCCGGCGGAATGTGAAAGCGGTCACGCAATGCAATCACCTCCGGATTGATTTCCACCGCCGTAAACTGCGCGTCGGGAAGATGACGCCGGCAATATTTGGCAAGTGACCCGCCTCCCAGACCAATCATGGCGATATGTTTGGGTTTGGGATGAAACAGCAAAAATCCCATCATGGTTCGGGTATAGCCGAGGACGAGACAATCCGGATCGCTCTTATGCATCATGCTTTGCGTTGCCGAATAGTCGAATCCTAGCGATACCAGCCGATAATCTTCCTGGACGATAGGTTCGTTCTGATGACCAGCCTCTGTTTCTTTGTCCGAAGGAGATCGGGATGGTACAGGGTAGTTCATGGAGCGATGATGAGATGCGCTTGCTGATCAGTAGGCATGTTTTCGATTCTAGCGCTTGCTGGCAACATGAATCTGCGAGCGTAGCCATTCTTCAATAATGCGATCCCTGGTCTGGAGCGTACGTAAACCATCGCGAATGACTTCACTTTCACTGGCATACTCACCGGAAGCGACCTTGTCCTTGATGAAACGAACCATTTCCAGAGGTAAGGTAATACTCATCTGCTGCGTGGATCGCATGGTCAGGGGCCTCTTCCTACTGGTATTGAGTAGGATATAATCCTACCATGTACTCACCGTTTTGCGTACCCCGGATGAGGAAACAGGAAACCGATGTCCGAATCAGCACAAAAATTTTTTTGGTGGGAAGGCGATGTTCTGGTTGTCAATATTTTGGGGAAACCCAATGCCTCCCGCGATGTCATTGGCAAACCCAAGGGTAACCAACTCAAAGTCAGCGTCACCGCAAAACCCCAGGATGGTCGCGCCACCGATCATATGCTGCGCTTTTTGGCCCGGGAGTTTGATGTCCCCCCTTCTTCCATCGAAGTCGTATTTGGGCGAATGAATGTGAACAAACAGCTCAGAATACCTTGCCCTAAACGTTTACCCGCAGTTTTTCAGATTCAGACTTCCCTGTTGGAATAATTATGGCATATGCTCTGAACCTATCTCATCGATCATGGCCTATCCCATGATCATCCGGGTTGCCCATCCTTGAAACCATTAGGATATTATGTAATATTGTATTGAATTGCTTAAATACTGAACAGGTAATCATTCTACCGATGTAAAGCTTTCTCCCCCCTAGCTGTAACTCAACTTATGGAAAAGCTTCCATAAATCTCATCTGTGTAGTTATTTTTTAAGTTTTGCTGCTTCTTGCTGGTGTAACCGGGGCTGAACTCCGATTGCCACATACAGAATACGCATTCTCGCCTTGGAGAAGACATCTATGCGTGCTATGTCACGATTTGAAGAAAACAAAACGAATATCCTGAGTGGAATAGTCGTCGCTTTGGCATTAGTTCCTGAAGCCATTGCCTTTGCTTTTGTCGCCCATGTTCCGCCGCTAACCGGATTGTATGCTGCCTTTATTCTCGTATTGATTACTTCCATTATGGGCGGTCGGCCAGGCATGGTCTCCGGTGCCAGTGGTGCCACGGCAGTGGTGATGGTGGCGCTGGTGGTGACCCATGGCTTTGAGTATCTGTTTGCTGCTGTGGTTCTTATGGGGCTGCTGCAAATTGTTTTTGCCCTCGCCAAACTGAGCAAGTACGCAAGAATGATTCCTCATCAGGTCAATCTGGGATTCATTAATGGTCTGGCCATTGTGATTTTTCTGGCACAGCTGGATCATTTCAAAGTCCCCTCCGCCACAGGTGCTGAGCACTGGATGCAGGGTACGCAGCTTTACACCATGATTGGTCTGGTGGCCTTGACCATGCTGGTGATTTATTTGTTTCCTCGCTTGACCAAAGCCTTTCCGGCGACCCTTGCCGGCGCCTTGGTGGTTACATTCGTAGTGATCATCTTCCATATCCCAACTACTACGGTAGGCGATGTGGCGCATTTAGCGGGTGGATTGCCGACGTTTCACGTACCTAATGTACCGTTAGACTGGCATACACTGGAGATCATTTTTCCCTACTCGCTGATCATGGCAGCAAACGGACTGGTAGAAACC harbors:
- a CDS encoding CbbQ/NirQ/NorQ/GpvN family protein, producing the protein MNPGNPVYDYMVNKEPYYHPQGDEIALFTAAYARRLPVMIKGPTGCGKSRFVEYMAWKLGKPLITVACNEDMTAADLVGRWLLDAEGTRWQDGPLTVAARYGAICYLDEIVEARQDSTVVIHPLTDHRRQLPLDKKGELIQAHADFQLVISYNPGYQSLMKDLKQSTKQRFAAFRFDYPETKVETEILVREVGIPEQTAEQLVALAKSSRNLKGHGMDEGISTRLLVYAASLIADGVPATRACRMALMDPITDDEDIRSTLEHAIDATFN
- a CDS encoding LysR family transcriptional regulator translates to MRNLTLRQLEILGMLEATGSYTKAANQLHLTQSAVYLQVRKLEQEIGLPVTEQVGKKVYLTDAGAQVLRSGALIGTELENLKRSLEHLRDIEDGLLRISVTSTANAFAVELLSRFLNKHPRVKIHLNIANRKDVLAGLERNDVDMAIMGEPSPALDLVALPFHRNYLILVASSNHPLAWQKNIPQAEIVKEPFVLREPGSGTRETVLRYFSEQGLHIKEGVIMDSNESIKQAVTVGMGIGFLARHSVVVKIAAGYLRELSVEGFPLQRAWHLVHRKGKHLAPAPQAFKEFLLQHQYVRTIEEQGQIIN
- a CDS encoding type II toxin-antitoxin system ParD family antitoxin codes for the protein MRSTQQMSITLPLEMVRFIKDKVASGEYASESEVIRDGLRTLQTRDRIIEEWLRSQIHVASKR
- a CDS encoding nitric oxide reductase activation protein NorD, with amino-acid sequence MPPSTDAETGSAIPPDEDYWRRHLDCAFSSVQAVFADCLTVAAAQWQEQELFAYVDAARFLCKLGRGAEPVMAFLEGWPEVAAAVGHDCIDPVLQWVAKIQRSPNGDVIGLFFQALPAVTRALPNRTLLRDYLDLLTDIAERSSTSIHGRHAILPSRALPEFIRLAAELLQKVNLEGLQTWAEYGLRYYASNPERQTDYFALQSADSRAIFQEQRDGTLLRSHEREMDLYLRALWDEPAMLVPYSEAFDHLRRPQPYLDSLGMHLPDLYHDREGISGLDQYRLALAHLAAHRRYSQALLADNWSPFQRLYIEYFEDARVDTLILRRFPGLRTLMLQLHPHPEEDACDSGQESCIRHRLTLFSRAVLDPEHGYQNPVLRQFVQRFYEQMLNGPGSTHSIAELALEYLIQTRLPSDSFAKIYFTDTEVSYRDDNRHLWQFIDGDQESEEESSRAEAVSENELTLVRHYPEWDYRSQHYLPDWVSLYEHLHPQGSASDILQILQKHAALAKRLERLLDMLKPQDRERLRRQEEGSDLDLDWALRSWVDYRCRQNVDPRINESFRHARRNLSVSLLLDLSESLNDPVEGAGSGPTILSLAQEAVTLLAWAIDRLGDPFAISGFYSNTRHELRYWHIKGFSEPWQDAVYARLAALRAAYSTRMGAALRHAGHYLSGQSADKRLLLILTDGQPADIDVDDPDYLLADTRRAVLELEEKGIFCHCISLDPHADEYVRKIFGNRFSIIDRIESLPERLPEIFLSLTH
- a CDS encoding transferase codes for the protein MNYPVPSRSPSDKETEAGHQNEPIVQEDYRLVSLGFDYSATQSMMHKSDPDCLVLGYTRTMMGFLLFHPKPKHIAMIGLGGGSLAKYCRRHLPDAQFTAVEINPEVIALRDRFHIPPDGPGFQVLCADGAEYVRENPKTNDVLLLDGFNRNGQAEELCTTRFYDHCYANLRNYGVLVVNLLNSDARMDAYISRIQTSFDDQVIVVDAEKSGNKILFAYKGDQFPRLARKISERARRMSALHDVSLNSTAHKLIQKLSRLYVL
- a CDS encoding ribulose-bisphosphate carboxylase, with product MDQSSRYADLSLREEDLIAGGKHILVAYKMKPKAGYGYLASAAHFAAESSTGTNVEVSTTDDFTKGVDALVYHIDEATEDMRIAYPMDLFDRNILDGRMMIVSFLTLAIGNNQGMGDIAHAKMIDIFFPPRAIQLFDGPARDISDLWRILGRPIKDGGYIAGTIIKPKLGLRPEPFAEAAYQFWLGGDFIKNDEPQGNQVFSPLKKTIPLVADAMKRAMDKTGQPKLFSANITADDHYEMCARADYILGIFGPDADKVAFLVDGFVGGPGMITTARRQYPGQYLHYHRAGHGMITSPSALRGYTAFVLAKISRLQGASGIHVGTMGYGKMEGENDDRNIAYMIERDECQGPVYYQKWYGMKPTTPIISGGMNALRLPGFFENLGHGNVINTAGGGSYGHIDSPAAGAISLRQAYECWKAKADPIEWAKEHKEFAGAFASFPQDADQLYPGWRDKIGAHR
- a CDS encoding DUF167 domain-containing protein, whose product is MSESAQKFFWWEGDVLVVNILGKPNASRDVIGKPKGNQLKVSVTAKPQDGRATDHMLRFLAREFDVPPSSIEVVFGRMNVNKQLRIPCPKRLPAVFQIQTSLLE